One stretch of Amblyraja radiata isolate CabotCenter1 chromosome 9, sAmbRad1.1.pri, whole genome shotgun sequence DNA includes these proteins:
- the arhgap5 gene encoding rho GTPase-activating protein 5 isoform X2: protein MMAKNKELRPPTYSISVVGLSGTEKDKGTSGVGKSCLCNRYVHPKADDYYPEHTSVLSTIDFGGRVVNNDHFLFWGDVNPTSEEGTEYKVQVIEQTEFIDDQTFLPHRSTNLQLYIKRAAVSRLQSAEKLMYICTDQLGLEQDFEQKQMPDGKLTIDGFLLCIDVSKGCNRKFDDQLKFVNNLVAQLAKTKKPVVIAATKCDECVDHYLREVQAFATNKKTIPVIETSARFHVNVDLCFATLIQLLDKTRGKPKIIPYLDAYKQQRQLVASATDKFEKLIVHAVKDYHADWKMISNKLKNHPDYEEYVTLEGTKKAKNTFSKHKEQLKQEHVRKRWEEYIALLPKALNILLPELEEIEKLNWSEAQSILEQSPDFPLWFVVLEKTPWDETDHIDNMNDKRLPFDLLSTSEGEKVYNNHVQHLISERRRFEMKERFKKHLEKVQFITPGKPWEDVLCFVMDNEACKFIIDADRREVYSGHQREIVEKAKEEFQEMLFEHSELFYDLDLNATPKMNEINTVLSEEPRYRALQKLAPDRESLLLKHIGFVYHPTKETCLSSHNCMDVKVEQLLSTSLIQFDNNRPQMYQDCANIDKLILVLLGRDGLAQELANEIRVQCTDDEYTLDGKIYELDLQPVDLNTFVSSGLTTVHQPHGYFCVYNTTESLGSMADCIERIRSETTPNRKGKFTANLSFTVILANQRDIGSKNLPILRLQGQQLANKLQCPFVDVPSGTYTRKFHEFQIKQALRGLLEALKNNLNIVSPLPSIKDLSEADLRIVMCAMCGDPFNVDLILSPFLESQFCSAAQPGHNNSLLLEKIIGEKRKRIQISILSYHSSICVRKDELVHGYILVYSAKRKASMAMLRAFLAEVQDVIPVQLVAVTDSQADFFENEAIKELMTEGEHIATEIAAKFTAIYSLSQYHRQTEVFTPFFSEVLEKKNCIENSYVFDSTRESTNASEDFSMSPRASSPACNYYPDSEDDNEAPPPYSPIGDEVQLLPSSNDRSKHRSDFEGSEYPVHSSPIVNHDNHKVPPPIKPKPVVTRHDVRKLDPNLVKTIEQVIGKNPKRNNRAPFGHPDDLDPTDNYSVPRDSLLKPRVDDEIYAIPQDSKTSKIIKKSTLTGGNNSQGEEENGLIDRLSKQPIIRKPSKYKYKSKTLFRKARLYYRRRERFDAYDDETVPSSRKPKKGKNHRGSEEDPLLSPDSCGKAGIDNPAIASDPEVDDVRRPKKDKKSAKPKPQKPNKKGQRPALPARRNWESNYFGVPLEEVVTPDNPVPAFIERCVEYIESTGLNNEGLYRVSGNRTDQDNIQRQFDQDHNIDLVAMDVTVNAVAGALKAFFSDLPEPLIPYNLHSELLEATRLIDMSEKLNAFKELLKKFPVVNYDVFKYIITHLNRPYHMTIFKTKMN, encoded by the exons ATGATGgcaaaaaacaaagaactgcgtcCCCCAACATACAGCATTAGTGTGGTGGGATTATCAGGGACAGAGAAGGACAAAGGTACAAGTGGTGTTGGAAAGTCCTGTTTGTGCAATCGATATGTGCACCCAAAAGCTGATGATTATTACCCAGAGCATACCTCAGTACTCAGCACGATTGATTTTGGAGGCCGTGTTGTCAATAATGACCATTTTCTGTTCTGGGGTGACGTAAACCCCACAAGTGAGGAAGGAACTGAATATAAAGTACAAGTCATTGAACAAACTGAGTTTATTGATGACCAAACATTTCTGCCTCATCGGAGCACAAACCTACAACTATATATAAAACGAGCAGCTGTATCAAGGTTGCAATCAGCTGAAAAGTTAATGTACATCTGCACTGATCAGCTGGGTTTGGAGCAAGACTTTGAGCAGAAGCAGATGCCAGATGGTAAGCTTACCATCGATGGCTTCCTCTTGTGCATTGATGTGAGCAAAGGGTGCAATAGGAAATTTGATGATCAGCTGAAGTTTGTAAATAACCTTGTAGCTCAGCTGGCTAAAACAAAAAAACCAGTTGTTATAGCAGCAACAAAATGTGATGAATGTGTCGATCACTATCTGCGTGAAGTGCAGGCTTTTGCAACCAACAAAAAAACCATTCCTGTTATAGAAACTTCAGCACGGTTTCATGTGAATGTGGACTTGTGCTTTGCTACTTTAATTCAGTTGTTGGATAAAACGCGGGGAAAGCCGAAGATTATTCCATATTTGGATGCTTACAAGCAACAAAGGCAACTTGTTGCTTCAGCAACAGACAAGTTTGAAAAGTTAATTGTCCATGCTGTAAAAGATTATCATGCAGATTGGAAAATGATTAGTAATAAATTGAAAAATCACCCTGATTATGAAGAGTATGTAACGCTGGAGGGAACGAAGAAGGCAAAAAACACATTTTCTAAGCACAAAGAACAGCTCAAACAGGAACATGTTAGAAAGCGATGGGAGGAATATATCGCATTGTTACCAAAAGCTCTAAATATACTTCTTCCTGAGCTTGAAGAGATTGAAAAGTTGAACTGGTCAGAAGCTCAAAGTATTTTGGAACAGAGCCCTGACTTTCCTCTCTGGTTTGTTGTGTTGGAAAAAACACCCTGGGATGAAACTGACCACATTGATAATATGAATGATAAAAGACTTCCCTTTGACCTCCTCAGCACATCGGAGGGAGAAAAGGTTTATAATAACCACGTGCAACATTTGATTTCTGAGAGGCGAAGGtttgaaatgaaagaaaggttTAAGAAGCACCTTGAAAAGGTACAGTTCATAACACCTGGGAAGCCCTGGGAAGATGTATTATGTTTTGTCATGGACAACGAAGCTTGCAAGTTTATAATTGATGCTGATCGTCGAGAGGTTTACAGTGGACATCAACGAGAAATAGTTGAAAAAGCAAAAGAGGAATTCCAGGAAATGCTTTTtgaacattcagaacttttttatGATCTAGATCTCAATGCAACACCCAAAATGAATGAAATTAATACAGTTCTAAGTGAAGAACCAAGATATAGAGCTTTACAAAAACTTGCACCAGATCGGGAATCTCTTCTATTAAAACACATAGGATTTGTCTACCACCCAACTAAAGAAACATGTCTGAGTAGTCATAATTGCATGGACGTAAAGGTGGAACAATTACTTTCTACCAGCCTAATACAGTTTGATAACAATCGGCCACAGATGTATCAGGATTGTGCCAATATTGATAAGCTTATCCTTGTTCTCTTAGGCAGGGATGGGCTTGCACAGGAACTAGCCAATGAAATCAGAGTGCAATGTACTGATGATGAGTACACTTTGGATGGTAAGATTTATGAACTGGATCTTCAACCAGTGGATCTcaacacttttgtatcatctggtcTGACAACAGTACATCAACCTCATGGCTATTTCTGTGTTTATAACACTACAGAGTCACTTGGTTCTATGGCAGATTGCATAGAACGGATCAGAAGTGAAACTACCCCAAATAGGAAAGGCAAGTTTACAGCCAATCTTTCATTTACAGTTATATTAGCAAACCAGAGAGACATTGGTAGCAAGAACTTGCCAATTTTAAGACTTCAAGGACAGCAACTTGCCAATAAGTTGCAATGTCCATTTGTTGATGTACCATCTGGAACCTATACTCGCAAATTTCATGAATTCCAAATAAAGCAAGCTCTTAGAGGACTCCTGGAAGCGTTGAAAAACAACTTGAATATTGTTAGTCCTTTGCCCAGTATTAAAGATCTGTCAGAAGCTGACTTGAGAATTGTAATGTGTGCCATGTGTGGGGACCCATTCAATGTTGACTTAATTCTTTCGCCATTCTTGGAATCTCAGTTTTGCAGTGCTGCTCAGCCTGGTCACAATAATTCACTACTGCTTGAGAAAATCATTGGTGAAAAGCGTAAAAGAATCCAGATTTCAATACTTTCATACCACTCATCTATTTGTGTACGAAAGGATGAGTTAGTCCATGGGTATATTCTGGTTTATTCAGCAAAAAGAAAAGCCTCCATGGCAATGCTCCGTGCTTTTTTGGCAGAAGTGCAGGATGTCATTCCAGTCCAGCTTGTGGCAGTTACTGATAGTCAAGCTGATTTTTTTGAAAATGAAGCAATTAAAGAGTTGATGACTGAGGGTGAGCACATAGCGACTGAGATAGCTGCAAAATTCACTGCTATTTATTCTCTATCACAATATCATAGACAAACTGAGGTATTCACACCATTCTTCAGTGAAGTTCTGGAGAAGAAAAATTGCATTGAAAATTCATATGTATTTGACAGTACCAGAGAATCCACTAATGCAAGTGAGGACTTTTCCATGTCTCCTCGAGCAAGCTCTCCAGCTTGCAATTATTATCCTGATTCAGAAGATGACAATGAAGCACCCCCACCATACAGCCCTATTGGGGATGAGGTGCAGTTGCTTCCATCATCCAATGATCGTTCCAAACATCGATCAGATTTTGAAGGGTCCGAATATCCAGTTCATAGCAGTCCAATTGTTAATCATGACAACCATAAAGTGCCTCCACCCATCAAACCCAAACCTGTTGTTACGAGGCATGATGTGAGAAAACTTGATCCAAATCTGGTGAAAACCATTGAACAGGTAATTGGTAAGAATCCAAAGAGAAACAATCGAGCACCATTTGGCCATCCAGATGACCTAGATCCAACTGACAATTACTCAGTCCCAAGAGATTCTTTGTTAAAACCTAGAGTGGACGATGAAATATATGCCATCCCCCAAGATTCAAAAACTTCTAAGATCATAAAAAAGTCAACTTTGACCGGAGGAAATAATTCTCAAGGTGAAGAAGAAAATGGCTTAATTGATCGATTGTCAAAGCAACCAATAATACGGAAGCCTTCAAAGTACAAATACAAATCCAAGACTCTATTTCGAAAGGCTAGATTATACTATAGAAGGCGAGAACGCTTTGATGCTTATGACGATGAAACTGTGCCATCTTCACGCAAGCCAAAGAAAGGAAAAAACCATCGTGGGAGTGAGGAAGATCCTTTACTGTCCCCAGATAGTTGTGGGAAAGCAGGGATTGATAACCCTGCTATTGCTTCTGATCCAGAAGTTGATGATGTAAGGAGGCCTAAGAAAGATAAGAAATCAGCAAAACCAAAGCCACAAAAGCCAAACAAAAAG GGGCAGAGGCCTGCACTACCCGCAAGAAGAAATTGGGAGAGTAATTACTTTGGGGTTCCCCTTGAAGAAGTGGTTACTCCTGATAATCCTGTACCAGCTTTTATTGAACGATGTGTGGAGTACATTGAATCGACAG